The region TAACGTAATTCCGATAGCTGTCGAGAAGGCGCAGGCTGTTTACGGTGGCGGCGTTACGATAGCCGTTGTTGTAGCTAAGCTCGAGTTCTTTTTGAGCTTCCTCCTGTTGGCCAAGACGCATCAGGGCAATCCCCAGAGAGGAATGTGCCGACCAGAGGTCCGGTTCGGCGGCGACTGCTTTTCTGTAGTAGGCGGCTGCATCTTCGTGGCGGTAGTGCAGCTCAAGGTGATGTGCGATCTCGGAGTAGGCTAGACCATAATGCGGATTGATGGATCTGATCTGGTTGAGCCATGAATCAGGAGAACGCTCGCCGATGACTTCAATCGCGGCATGCACTGCCATCGCGTCAAGAGCCTCATTGTCGAGTGCGAGAGCCTTATCTGCCTCCGCTGCTGCCTGGCCACGCTCATCATTATCGAGCGCCAGGTTGGCTGCCAGCTCATGTGCACGCACATTTTTGGGATCAACCGCCAAAGCTTTGCTGACGTATGACATCGCATTGCCGTCAAAGCTTTCCGCCGAGATGAGCGCCATGCCTATATATGCGTCTGCATTCGATGGATCTTTTGCCAGCGCTTCGCGAAAGAGATCAGCTGCTTCTTTGTTGTTGAAGCGATCGTGCAGCAGCATGCCCCAACGAACCTTCGTTTCAGCATTGCTGCCTAACGTTTGGGTTGCGATGCGAAACTGCTCGTTGGAGCGATCCCATTCGCCAAGGCCCCAGTATCCCTCTGCACGGACAGCCGCATCGTTGCTGCGAAGCAGCTGTTGGAAGCAAGACTGCGATTGCTGCTCCTGGCCATGCTTTCGCAGCATCCAGCAGTCGGAAGGCGGCACTGCCAGGAGCGGGCTGCTGCTCAGCAGAAGAATCGCAAGCATGGTGAGACGAATCATTTGTCCATCTCCTGCTGGGTGTGAGCAAGTTCAAGCAGGAGTGCGGTGAGTTGCTGCTTGTACTCGCCAGGATCCATGGCGGCCTTCTGGTATTTAAGGATGTCGATATTCTGTTCCAGTTCCTCCTTCTTCTGGAGGAGAGCAAGCCTGGCAGGATTATTTGCTGCTTGTTGAGTGGCACCGATCCGCAAGAGCGTGAGGTTTGATAGCAAAGCGCCTTCGTCTCTGTCTGGTTCGCGTACGGGCGCTCCATTGAGAGTATCGACAAAGACTGCGTGTTCTGTGGCAAGGCGCTTCTGAGAGTCGTAGAAGCCGGCGGTTTTTTTCGTGGCGTATGTAAAGGCTTCAAGTGCGCTGATAGAGTCGCTTTTGTCTGTATCGGCCGAGGAATCTTCGAAAGCTTCAACCCAGTACCGCGCAAATACAGTTGCGTTCTTTTCTGTGCCTGATTTTGTAGCAGTGATGATGGCACGCCCCTGGCGCTGAAGCGCCGGAATTGCGCCACCACTGGCGCTGGTTGTGTCTACGATCAACTGGCGACGAGCGCGAATGCGATTGCATTGATCGGCGATCTCGGTGGCAGAGATATCCGGACCGGGAAGATTGAACTTATAGGTAGTTCCGTCGAAGGAGCCATGGCCGATCAGGATCAGCACGAAATCATCCTCTGGTTTGACTGTGCCGGCAACCGATTGCAGAACCTCTTTCAGATGGGAGAAGGTTGATTGATCTCCGGTTAGAAGAAACGTGTGTGCTGTGGGCCCGGATGCCTTGAAAGTCTTATCGAGCTGTTTTGCGGCTGCTGTAAATCGCTGCTCATAATCGGGTTCCCCACCCAGTCCAGCGATTACGACGTAGTAGGTTTCGGCGTACGTCTGCGTTGCAGCCAGGCACGAGAAAGCGAAGATGCCGCAGCGGACGAAGTGCCACCATTGGTGCCTGTGGGGCTGCTTCATACGATTCCCCATCTGCGACGTAGAAGCCATTCAGTGGAGAGCATCCCAAGAAGCAGAAGAAAGATGATGGGCATGTTCCATATCGGATACGTTTGTCGCACGGATATGCCCGCTTCCGAATAGGTGATCTCCTGCGGGAGTGTCTTTACCTCGTTGGGCTGCCAATACCTTCCACCAGTCTCTTTTGAAAGCTGCTGTAGAAGGCGACGGTTCTGCACGGTATGAAAATTTTCCGCTACTCCATCTTCGCGGCGGAATGTAACGGTATCCCTTCCCATCTCCTGCCTGGAATTCTGATCTGCAGCCGAAATATCAGCTAGATATCCTCCAGCCTTGTCTGCATTCCAGTTAGCCTCATACCGTCCAGGAGTCTGTCGAGAGGGAGACAGGTCGACGAACGCACTCCTATTGCCGGGACCGAAGATGTGAGCGGAGACATGAACATTCAACGCCGGCTGAAACTGTGCGTCATGCACGTCGGCCGTGAGCTGAATCTTTCCGGTGTCCATCAGAAGATGAGGCGATACCGCAGCCATGACAGGACCAGGAGTCTCTGCCACCAGCCAACGAATCAGCTGTTGCCAGAAAAGATCGTGAGAGCGATCGCCCAGGGCCTCCGCCATCTGCCAGCGCCAGGTACCGCCTGTCGCCAGAATCGCTGTGCGTCCGTGGCCGTAGGGCTGTGTGATCAGTAGCGGCAGCTTACGGCGGCCAGCATTCATCTGCGCCAGGACCGATGCCCCGGGCTTGGGAGTTCCGGCATCCTGGTAGTCGGCGAGATAGGTGAGCTTCTTCCAGCGTTCGGCGTTTTTGGCCGGATCATCGAGGAGGCGAGTGATGCTGGATTCCGTACCGGACGAGGTCAGCTCGACCGTAGCAGGATTGCGATGAAAGCTGTTACGGTCGTTGGGGAGGAATGCGGGCAGCAGTTCATTTACATCGGAGGTGCCCCACCCGCCTTCACTGAGCGCCATCCTCCCACCAAGAAAGAGAATGCCTCCTCCCCTGCGGTCGACATACTCTCGCAGCAACTCCCGCTGCATCGGGGAAAAATAAGCCGCATCGACGGAGCCGATGATGATGCCGGAGTAGCCAAACAGGTCTTCGGCACGTGTGGGAAATCCCTCGGCCAGCTCCGTTGGGTCTTTAATGCCCTGCCGGTAGATTTTGTTCTCGCTGGTTCGCAGCATAGAGACAAGATCGATGGTTGGATCGTCCTCTTCCGCACGGCGAATGAACTTGAACTCCCACCGGGGTTCGCCCTCTACATACAAGACACGGCGTTTCGCCTCACTGACGAGGAGAGGACGTACACCCTGGTTATTTTCAACGTTCCCTTCGTTCGGCATTGGATCGATAGAAAATCGCAGATCACGGGCACCTGCCTCCCCCGGCGAAAAGAAGAGGGACTCGGTCTGAAGAACGCCGTCCGGTGCGAGAGTCACGCTTCGGCTGGCCAGAGGCCTGTCTCCATCGCGGATAGAGATGGTTGCGGTCTGGCCGGTGAATCCATACTGAATGAAGCTTATGGCTGCCGACAATCTGGCATGGACAACGGCGTCTGGAGCCACACTGATGTTTTCCAGTTCAATATCATGGCTGGGTCGCGCGATTCCAAACCCAAGGGTATGAACCGGTAGTCTGCGATTGCGAAGAGCCTCAAGAGTTTCGAGCGCGATTCCGGATTCACCCATCTCCACGGAGTTCTGTCCCCCATCACTTAGAAGGAGAATGGCTCCAATGGGGAGATCTCTTGTGTCATCAGCAAGTTTCTTGAGTCCACCGTTGATATCCGTAGCTGGATCATCGGCCTGGACACCGGAAACATTTGGAATAGAAGTAAGATCCTCTCCCAGCCTGTAGAGGCGTACCTGAAAACGCTTTTGGATTGCGGGCAGAAGGGAAGTCTGCAGCAGAGAGAGTGCGTCGGTCTCCCTGGATTTACCTTCGCTGTCAGCGATGCCCATACTACGGGAGGAGTCTACGACGACGGCGATGATGTTCTGATGGGACGTGAGAGCGGCTACGGTGACGGCCGGCTGCCATAAAAGCAGCAGTATCAATGCAATGAAGGTCGATTGCATACCGCAGAGTGTCCATAGTCTGCGTCTTGTCAGTTCGGGTGCCTTGCTGGCGAAGCGCTGGTAGGTGAGGTATGCCAGCAGCGCTGAGAAGAGAGCGATCAGAAGTACGAGCAGCCAGACGGGCCATGACGATAGAAGGACGAAATGTCCCTTCGTAAACATCGATGCCGGATATTTGAAGAGAAACTCAAACATGATCTGCGTCGCCCTGAAGATCTGGAATTCACACTAATGCGTCATGTCATAAATGATGTAATCGAGTCCTACGCGAAATGCCATGGATGCAAAGACTTCTGGATAATTGGGGTCGTCTGCCCATTCCCAGGCATCGCCCAGATGCATGTTGTGACAGATGGCGACCATAATCCTTCCTTTCTGATCACGAATGGCTCGCCACTTGGGCTGATAGCCGTCTTTCTCATAGGTTCGACGTGTACGCACAAAGTGCTCGCCAGGAATCTGCATTCTGTTGTCGACGTCGTACAGGGTATGAAAGATCTCGTCGCCACTTTGCAGATCCTCCACGGGGTAATCAGGAAGAACCTGGCGCATACCATTCATGAAGTTTTCCCAGTCTTCGGTGCCGTGGAAATCATCGACCATCAGGAATCCTCCTTTCAGGAGATATTCCCGTAGCCGACGGGCTTCCTTATCGGTGAAGGACCACATCTGTACCTGTACGGCATAGATCCACGGGTAGTTATAGATCTCGTCCGAATCGAGGTTGACCACTTGTTCGGTGGGACGGCCGTCGATCCGGGTGAGCCGGTGCATTGCGATAAGAAACTGACGGTCGGCCTTGGGGTAATCGCGAGACCAAGCATTGCGCCGCCAGTATCCATAACTCCCAAACCCGCTTCCAAGTGACTGAAGATTCGAAGCAAAGGCCAGTCGCGACCAATAAAACTCGGCCTTAATGTTCGATGGAGATTCATCATTCCCGAAGCCAAAGTCCGCCACCCTCTGGTAAGCCCGCACACCGACACAGCTTAGCGCGGCGACGGCCGATACGGCAGCTACAAGCGAGAGCTTCATCAGAACCTCCTGAACGAGGCGATGTGATGAGGAGAGTACCAGAGTGGACTGCTGCGCGCTCTACTAGGAAGTAGACGAAGCAGTTGGAGATTTTGTAGCAGAGAATCGGCATAAAGTCAGCTTTATCGAGTGGAATAGTGGTAGATTCCCCATAAGCCGGAGGGGAGATGAGGCGGCGTTCCTTTTTTAAGCTGGGTGCCATGGGACTGGCGGGCAGAGCGTGTGCCGGTCTTGTTCTCCCGGGCCAGTCTCAACTTCCAGAATTATCTGCCCGGGCCGCCGACTACACCCTACGCATTGCTCCCGTTACTGTTGAGTTGGACCCCTCTCGCATCCTCTCGACCATTGGCTACAATGGCACGGCTCCCGGACCGTTGCTTAGGATGCGGGAGGGGAAGCCTGTCACAGTCGAAGTGATCAACGACACGGATACTCCCGAGCTTGTGCACTGGCATGGGATGCTGATTCCTCCTGAGGTGGACGGTACCGAAGAAGAGGGCACTCCTTTCATTCCGCCGAGAGGCCGTCGGAGATTCCGCCTTGTTCCAGGACCAGCGGGAACACGCTGGTATCACACGCATGCCATGGCAATGGATGACCTGCACCGCGGGACGTTTACGGGGCAGTTTGGCTTTGTGTATGTAGAGAGAGCCAGTGATCCTGGGCGCTATGATCAGGAACACTTTCTCGCGCTGAGAGACTGGGAACCCTTCTTCACCAGCACTATGGAAGATGACGACGACGATACGCACAACGATCCGGTGTTTGAGAAGCCAATGACGATCAGCACAGACCCGAATGGGCTGGAAGTCGGCTCGATGACCTACTCCATCAATGACAAGAGCTTAGGGTTCGGAGAACCTATCCGGGTGCGCGAGGGACAGAAAGTTCTTCTCCACCTTCTGAATGCCAGTGCGATTGAAAACCGCCGGGTCGCCCTGGCGGGACACAGGATGAGAGTGATTGCTCTAGATGGAAACGCTGTCCCGAAGTCGCAGGATGTGGACTCGCTCTTTCTCGGGGCAGGGGAGCGTGCCGATGTTGTTATCGAGATGACGAATCCAGGGATCTGGATCCTGGGAGGTACAGAGAAGACTGTACGGGAATACGGCCTGGGAGTGGTAATCGAATATGCAGGTCAGCATAAACAGCCGCGGTGGATCGATCCTCCACACCGTTCCTGGGACTACACCATCTTCGGAAATGAAGCCGCGACGTCTCAATCATCGGCTCAAACGATCGAGATGATCTTTGAAAAGATCCCGGGGGGCGCAGGCAGATTTAATTCCTGGCTGATCAATGGAAAGCCCTACCCGCACGAGCGCGAGTTCGTTCTGGAGAAGGGCCTTCGGTATCGTCTGGTGATGCGGAATCGAACCGATGATGCGCACCCCATGCACCTTCATCGGCACCTTTGGGAGCTGGTAGAGATCAACGGAAAGAAGACTGCCGGAATTATCAAGGACACGGTGGTGGTGCCTTACTACGGAAGGGCAACAGTAGAATTCACTGCCGATCAGCCTGGCCTTTCACTCTTCCATTGTCATCTGCAGCAGCACATGGATTACGGATTCAAAGCATTGTTTCGATACGCCTGATTCAGCAAGGAGGTTCGCCGATGCGGCATATGAGAAGAATCTTCTGGTGGATTGCATTTGCTGGCATCGTGGCTGGAACGCTCCTGGCCCAGCGTTTTCGTGAGTATCCATCGGTTGAGTATGGAGCACATCTGCCGCTCCCACCTGACTGGCAGAGATCTGCTGAGTGGACCTTCGCCCGGCTCATGTTCCCACCAGGACCTTTGGATGGATATCGCGGACGCTTCGATGGACCATGGCAGGAGGGGCTTTCACTCTGGACGCAGGATTATCCCAGAGCCGATAGAGCGATGGCGAATGCTGTGCGACGACTAACAAATGTTGATGCGCGTTCTGTGGAGCAGCCGGTCAGCCTGGATAACGGAGACGAGATATACAACTGGCCGTGGCTTTATGCCGTGCAGGTAGGTGAGTGGGGACTGACGCAGAAGGAAGCGGACAAGTTACGGGATTATCTCTTGCGAGGAGGATTCTTTATGGCGGATGACTGCCACGGCTCGCAGGAGGAAGCCTACTTCGAAAAGACGATGAAGATGGTCTTTCCTGAAAAAAATCTCGTCGATATTCCAAATGACGACCCGATCTTTCATACGTTCTTCGACCTCGACGATCGCTTCCAGATTCCAGGCGCAGAGCATCTGAGAACCGGACATAAGAAGGATGGGTACGTCGCCCACTGGAAGGGTATCTATGATGACAAAGGGAGATTGATGGTCGCGTTTTCCCTTAACTCCGATCTTGGCGACTCGTGGGAGTTTCTGGATGATCCCAGGTACCCATCAAAGTTTTCTGTGCTTGGCACCAAAATTGGCGTTAACTATGTCCTTTACGCGATGACTCACTGATTTATTGTCCTTATCCTCTCCTTACGATGCTCGTGCCAAAGGGAATCGTAGCCTAAGAACTGGTGATCGGGCAGTTTGCTGGTTGCAGGAATGTGTGCAGTCTTCTGCATATCGATCGTCGTAACTTGTGGCAACCACGATGGCTCATGGCTGGCACTAAAATTGCATGCTCCAGAGTGTTGTCTCTGACAACGAATTGCGTCTGCTTTGGAGCCTGAAGTTCATGTCAATGTCCGCCACTAAGGAGCCGTCATCTGAGGCTCCAGCCGTTTCCACATCCGTAAACGGAAGTCACAAGCAGATTCTGAAGTCGTCTGCGATGGTGGGCGGGTCACAGGTGGTCAATGTTGTTGCTGGCATCATTCGCACCAAGGCTATGGCGGTATTGCTCGGTCCGGCGGGATTCGGACTGTTCGGACTGTATACCTCTGTCTCCAATCTGGCGCAGACCCTAGCGGACATGGGAATTTTTGGGAGTGGCGTTCGACAGATAGCCGCGGCCGTCAGTACGGGAGATGATGCCCGGGTATGGCAGACGGTTGTCGTCCTGCGTCGGATCTCGATCGTACTGGGATTGATTGGAATTGCGGTGATGATCACTTTCTCTCGCCAAATCTCCAGCCTGACATTCGGTAACGAGTCTCATCAATCAGCAATCTGCTGGCTTTCGCTCGGCGTCTTCTTCGCTCTGATCTCGTCCAGTCAGGGAGCCCTGATTCAGGGAATGCGCCGTATCGCAGACTTGGCGCGGATGCAGATTTTTGGAGCCATCTCCGGTGCAATTTCAGCGATTGTCCTGGTGTATCTCTTCCGGGAAGGCGGTGTAGTTGCTTCGATCGTCTGCGTTTCGGCAATGTCGATTTGTGTGTCCTGGTGGTTCGCCCGGAAAGCGGCCGCTAAGATCCGGTCCAGAACCATAGCAAAGATCGACTTCTCGTTCGTTATGGAGGAAGTCGGGGCTCTCTTGAAATTGGGGCTGGCCTTTATGGTGAGCAGCCTGGTGACTTTGGGAGTTGCTTATGTAGTTCGCATTACATTGCTGTACAAGCTGGGAATGAGCGCTACGGGAATCTATCAATCGGCGTGGACGCTTGGCGGTATGTATGTCGGGTTCATCCTGCAGGCCATGGGTGCGGATTTTTATCCTCGATTGACGGAGCACGCTCACGATAATGAGGCATGCAACAGGCTGGTGAACGAGCAGACC is a window of Edaphobacter sp. 12200R-103 DNA encoding:
- a CDS encoding multicopper oxidase family protein; its protein translation is MRRRSFFKLGAMGLAGRACAGLVLPGQSQLPELSARAADYTLRIAPVTVELDPSRILSTIGYNGTAPGPLLRMREGKPVTVEVINDTDTPELVHWHGMLIPPEVDGTEEEGTPFIPPRGRRRFRLVPGPAGTRWYHTHAMAMDDLHRGTFTGQFGFVYVERASDPGRYDQEHFLALRDWEPFFTSTMEDDDDDTHNDPVFEKPMTISTDPNGLEVGSMTYSINDKSLGFGEPIRVREGQKVLLHLLNASAIENRRVALAGHRMRVIALDGNAVPKSQDVDSLFLGAGERADVVIEMTNPGIWILGGTEKTVREYGLGVVIEYAGQHKQPRWIDPPHRSWDYTIFGNEAATSQSSAQTIEMIFEKIPGGAGRFNSWLINGKPYPHEREFVLEKGLRYRLVMRNRTDDAHPMHLHRHLWELVEINGKKTAGIIKDTVVVPYYGRATVEFTADQPGLSLFHCHLQQHMDYGFKALFRYA
- a CDS encoding glutamine amidotransferase gives rise to the protein MFEFLFKYPASMFTKGHFVLLSSWPVWLLVLLIALFSALLAYLTYQRFASKAPELTRRRLWTLCGMQSTFIALILLLLWQPAVTVAALTSHQNIIAVVVDSSRSMGIADSEGKSRETDALSLLQTSLLPAIQKRFQVRLYRLGEDLTSIPNVSGVQADDPATDINGGLKKLADDTRDLPIGAILLLSDGGQNSVEMGESGIALETLEALRNRRLPVHTLGFGIARPSHDIELENISVAPDAVVHARLSAAISFIQYGFTGQTATISIRDGDRPLASRSVTLAPDGVLQTESLFFSPGEAGARDLRFSIDPMPNEGNVENNQGVRPLLVSEAKRRVLYVEGEPRWEFKFIRRAEEDDPTIDLVSMLRTSENKIYRQGIKDPTELAEGFPTRAEDLFGYSGIIIGSVDAAYFSPMQRELLREYVDRRGGGILFLGGRMALSEGGWGTSDVNELLPAFLPNDRNSFHRNPATVELTSSGTESSITRLLDDPAKNAERWKKLTYLADYQDAGTPKPGASVLAQMNAGRRKLPLLITQPYGHGRTAILATGGTWRWQMAEALGDRSHDLFWQQLIRWLVAETPGPVMAAVSPHLLMDTGKIQLTADVHDAQFQPALNVHVSAHIFGPGNRSAFVDLSPSRQTPGRYEANWNADKAGGYLADISAADQNSRQEMGRDTVTFRREDGVAENFHTVQNRRLLQQLSKETGGRYWQPNEVKTLPQEITYSEAGISVRQTYPIWNMPIIFLLLLGMLSTEWLLRRRWGIV
- a CDS encoding DUF4159 domain-containing protein, which encodes MKLSLVAAVSAVAALSCVGVRAYQRVADFGFGNDESPSNIKAEFYWSRLAFASNLQSLGSGFGSYGYWRRNAWSRDYPKADRQFLIAMHRLTRIDGRPTEQVVNLDSDEIYNYPWIYAVQVQMWSFTDKEARRLREYLLKGGFLMVDDFHGTEDWENFMNGMRQVLPDYPVEDLQSGDEIFHTLYDVDNRMQIPGEHFVRTRRTYEKDGYQPKWRAIRDQKGRIMVAICHNMHLGDAWEWADDPNYPEVFASMAFRVGLDYIIYDMTH
- a CDS encoding DUF4159 domain-containing protein; this translates as MRHMRRIFWWIAFAGIVAGTLLAQRFREYPSVEYGAHLPLPPDWQRSAEWTFARLMFPPGPLDGYRGRFDGPWQEGLSLWTQDYPRADRAMANAVRRLTNVDARSVEQPVSLDNGDEIYNWPWLYAVQVGEWGLTQKEADKLRDYLLRGGFFMADDCHGSQEEAYFEKTMKMVFPEKNLVDIPNDDPIFHTFFDLDDRFQIPGAEHLRTGHKKDGYVAHWKGIYDDKGRLMVAFSLNSDLGDSWEFLDDPRYPSKFSVLGTKIGVNYVLYAMTH
- a CDS encoding O-antigen translocase, whose product is MSATKEPSSEAPAVSTSVNGSHKQILKSSAMVGGSQVVNVVAGIIRTKAMAVLLGPAGFGLFGLYTSVSNLAQTLADMGIFGSGVRQIAAAVSTGDDARVWQTVVVLRRISIVLGLIGIAVMITFSRQISSLTFGNESHQSAICWLSLGVFFALISSSQGALIQGMRRIADLARMQIFGAISGAISAIVLVYLFREGGVVASIVCVSAMSICVSWWFARKAAAKIRSRTIAKIDFSFVMEEVGALLKLGLAFMVSSLVTLGVAYVVRITLLYKLGMSATGIYQSAWTLGGMYVGFILQAMGADFYPRLTEHAHDNEACNRLVNEQTYVGLLLAAPGVLATLTFAPLVVSLFYSAKFVPAVTVLRWVCLGTMLQVVSWPMGFVIMAKARRGLLILCEVSWGLVSVALAWVCISAWGLAGAGFAFFASYIFHGIMLYTIVSRLSGFRWSSQSWKSSLLSISLASIAFGGFSILPLYGAVALGCVTVAICGVFSIRALIELIDHNTVPAPIRKLDKLVRMISKRSIA